A region from the Curtobacterium sp. MCBA15_012 genome encodes:
- a CDS encoding sugar transferase gives MTRRRRERSWAHRKRLLDQIVAVALLVLLAPLFIVVAVAIRCEGSGPVIYRQTRPGLHGVPFQIVKFRTMRPDAELERLGTDGDHLRITRLGRLLRTTSIDELPNLVNVARGEMSIIGPRPLLMSYLPLYSERQARRHEVRPGMTGLAQVNGRNDSDWDTRFDLDVAYVDGCSFRLDVRILVATVRTVLTARGVSAPGHATMVRFTGVDPGNERVSV, from the coding sequence ATGACCCGTCGTCGGCGGGAGCGCTCGTGGGCGCACCGGAAGCGGCTGCTCGACCAGATCGTCGCCGTCGCGCTCCTCGTCCTGCTCGCACCGCTGTTCATCGTCGTCGCCGTCGCCATCCGCTGCGAGGGGAGCGGACCGGTGATCTACCGACAGACACGACCCGGCCTCCACGGAGTCCCCTTCCAGATCGTGAAGTTCCGGACCATGCGCCCCGACGCCGAGCTCGAGCGGCTGGGAACGGACGGCGACCACCTGCGGATCACCCGGCTCGGGCGCCTGCTCCGCACCACGAGCATCGACGAGCTCCCGAACCTCGTGAACGTCGCCCGCGGCGAGATGAGCATCATCGGGCCGAGGCCGCTCCTGATGTCCTACCTGCCGCTCTACTCCGAGCGACAGGCCAGGCGGCACGAGGTCCGGCCGGGGATGACCGGACTCGCACAGGTCAACGGTCGCAACGACTCCGACTGGGACACCCGGTTCGACCTCGACGTGGCCTACGTCGACGGGTGCTCGTTCCGGCTCGATGTCCGCATCCTCGTGGCCACCGTCCGCACCGTCCTGACGGCACGCGGCGTGTCCGCGCCCGGGCACGCGACGATGGTGCGGTTCACGGGCGTCGATCCGGGGAACGAGCGCGTGAGCGTCTGA
- a CDS encoding glycosyltransferase family 4 protein, which produces MATRSTHLRVTIVTQYYPPEMQGWIPASVARGLAERGHDVTVVTAFPNYPFGRVFPGWKQRFRHAERDGAVTVRRVPIVPDHSSSALRRMVNCLSFAASSLTRTLDARHADVVYVHSAQPTAAIGPMLWQLLFRTPYVLHVQDIWPESVTGSGFVRSARAAKAAQVALLAWLRRLHRRAAHVIAIAPGAARLLVERGSRDADTSVVLNWAMHLPEPAARDRDGTTTIVYAGNLGPNQGLDPIIRAAARCRDLHDLRFVFVGDGMAADDLRATASEIGATNIDFRPAVAREAMPGVHAGADFEIVSLAVAPMSPMTIPSKLQDALANGVPVIAAVSGDAAEIVREGAAGFVVDPSDVDAIEAAFRAAHSTVGAERDRMAANARRVVEQRMHPGPAIDRIEQILSEAAR; this is translated from the coding sequence ATGGCAACCCGATCGACGCACCTTCGAGTCACCATCGTGACGCAGTACTACCCGCCGGAGATGCAGGGCTGGATCCCCGCCTCCGTTGCGCGCGGCCTCGCGGAGCGGGGTCACGACGTCACCGTGGTGACCGCGTTCCCCAACTACCCCTTCGGCCGGGTGTTCCCCGGTTGGAAGCAGCGGTTCCGGCACGCGGAGCGGGACGGGGCGGTCACCGTCCGTCGCGTGCCCATCGTGCCGGACCACTCGAGCAGCGCGCTCCGGCGCATGGTGAACTGCCTCAGCTTCGCCGCGTCCTCGCTCACGCGCACCCTCGACGCCCGGCATGCCGACGTCGTCTACGTGCACAGCGCACAGCCGACAGCCGCGATCGGCCCGATGCTGTGGCAGTTGCTGTTCCGCACGCCGTACGTCCTCCACGTACAGGACATCTGGCCCGAGTCCGTCACGGGGTCCGGATTCGTCCGGAGCGCGAGAGCCGCGAAGGCGGCACAGGTCGCGCTCCTCGCGTGGCTCCGCCGACTCCACCGGCGCGCCGCGCACGTCATCGCGATCGCTCCGGGCGCTGCTCGACTCCTGGTCGAGCGGGGGAGCAGGGACGCGGACACGTCCGTCGTGCTCAACTGGGCGATGCACCTCCCCGAGCCAGCAGCGCGTGACCGCGACGGAACGACGACGATCGTGTACGCCGGCAACCTCGGCCCGAACCAGGGTCTGGACCCGATCATCCGAGCCGCCGCGCGCTGCCGCGATCTGCACGACCTGCGCTTCGTCTTCGTCGGCGACGGGATGGCTGCCGACGACCTCAGAGCCACCGCGAGTGAGATCGGCGCGACGAACATCGACTTCCGACCAGCGGTCGCGAGAGAGGCGATGCCGGGCGTGCACGCGGGTGCGGACTTCGAGATCGTCTCGTTGGCGGTGGCACCGATGTCGCCGATGACCATCCCCTCCAAGCTCCAGGACGCGCTCGCCAACGGGGTGCCCGTGATCGCTGCGGTCTCCGGTGACGCGGCGGAGATCGTCCGCGAGGGCGCAGCCGGGTTCGTCGTCGACCCGTCGGACGTCGACGCGATCGAAGCCGCCTTCCGGGCAGCGCACTCGACCGTCGGAGCGGAACGCGACCGGATGGCCGCGAACGCTCGTCGCGTCGTCGAACAGCGGATGCACCCCGGTCCTGCGATCGACCGCATCGAGCAGATCCTGTCGGAGGCAGCCCGATGA
- a CDS encoding glycosyltransferase, producing the protein MTAVRVLAPYFPPAVAGGGPIRTLDALTRAAPSRMHVEVLTRDRDLQARVRLDVPRSPVRDAHRTVHFLDTGGPTGTLRLARAIRRGPRPDLTYANSVFDPLFGILPSLLERCATPRGGRLLVAPRGEFDPGALALQQAKKHRYLTLARHAGLFRRTVWHASTELEAANIRAVVGDDAVVVVRENETMLPAVARRSPVRVAGRLELVTVGRISPKKRTHLLLEALAEVSVPVRLVVVGPVDDQAYGRKCEALARALPGHVRVEFRGTRTHDEVLASIEDAHAMVTATAGENFGHTIVEAMSVGRPVLLPDTTPWSGRVAAGGGEVVPDDGWADVLEQLAREDEVSLTRRATDAADAYDAWRSARPAPHVFELALGL; encoded by the coding sequence GTGACCGCCGTCCGGGTCCTGGCACCGTACTTCCCGCCCGCTGTCGCCGGCGGCGGACCGATCCGCACGCTCGACGCCCTGACGCGTGCGGCACCGTCTCGGATGCACGTCGAGGTGCTCACCCGTGACCGCGACCTCCAGGCGCGTGTGCGCCTCGACGTCCCTCGGTCGCCGGTCCGCGACGCCCACCGCACCGTCCACTTCCTCGACACCGGCGGGCCGACGGGCACCCTGCGGCTCGCTCGGGCGATCAGGCGTGGTCCTCGTCCCGACCTCACCTACGCCAACAGCGTGTTCGATCCGTTGTTCGGCATCCTCCCATCGCTCCTGGAGCGATGCGCGACACCACGGGGCGGACGGCTGCTCGTCGCGCCCCGTGGCGAGTTCGACCCGGGAGCGCTCGCGCTGCAGCAGGCGAAGAAGCACCGGTACCTCACCCTCGCCCGTCACGCGGGGCTGTTCCGTCGGACCGTCTGGCACGCGTCCACCGAGCTCGAGGCGGCGAACATCCGGGCGGTGGTGGGTGACGACGCCGTGGTCGTCGTGCGGGAGAACGAGACGATGCTGCCCGCGGTCGCGAGGCGCTCGCCGGTCCGGGTGGCCGGTCGACTCGAGTTGGTCACGGTGGGACGGATCAGTCCGAAGAAGCGGACGCACCTGCTGCTCGAGGCACTCGCGGAGGTCTCCGTGCCGGTGCGTCTCGTCGTGGTCGGCCCGGTCGACGATCAGGCGTACGGGCGGAAGTGCGAGGCCCTCGCCCGCGCGCTGCCCGGCCACGTCCGCGTCGAGTTCCGGGGAACGCGGACGCACGACGAGGTGCTCGCCTCGATCGAGGACGCGCACGCCATGGTGACCGCGACGGCCGGTGAGAACTTCGGACACACGATCGTCGAGGCGATGTCGGTCGGGCGCCCGGTCCTGCTCCCCGACACCACGCCGTGGTCCGGACGCGTCGCGGCCGGCGGCGGGGAGGTCGTGCCCGACGACGGATGGGCAGACGTCCTCGAGCAGCTCGCCCGCGAGGACGAGGTGTCCCTGACACGGCGTGCGACGGACGCGGCCGATGCCTACGACGCCTGGCGCTCGGCCCGGCCGGCACCCCACGTCTTCGAGCTGGCACTCGGGCTCTGA